In the Ilumatobacteraceae bacterium genome, one interval contains:
- a CDS encoding DUF1801 domain-containing protein: protein MSAGAAHSPAPEVQAAFDAAPEPQRTALRRLRQLVFDVADEVGAAPVREELKWGQPSYTAAHRHESTPVRLAMVNDDERFGLFCHCQSSVVPDFRAAFPDDFDYDGNRGILFRPGDDLQLDRLRLCVEHALTYRRRTPS from the coding sequence ATGAGTGCCGGAGCCGCACACTCGCCGGCTCCCGAGGTCCAGGCGGCCTTCGACGCTGCTCCAGAGCCCCAGCGCACAGCGCTCCGCCGGCTGCGACAGCTGGTCTTCGACGTCGCCGACGAGGTGGGTGCTGCACCGGTTCGCGAAGAACTGAAGTGGGGCCAACCGAGCTACACCGCTGCGCACCGGCACGAGAGCACGCCGGTCCGACTGGCGATGGTCAATGACGACGAACGGTTCGGGTTGTTCTGCCACTGCCAGTCGTCGGTCGTGCCCGACTTCCGGGCGGCGTTCCCCGACGACTTCGACTACGACGGCAACCGCGGCATCCTGTTCCGGCCGGGCGACGACCTCCAACTCGACCGCCTCCGGCTGTGCGTCGAGCACGCGCTCACCTATCGCCGACGCACACCGAGCTGA
- the arc gene encoding proteasome ATPase, giving the protein MADPTPDDSGDTGEAPIGADVAALEAQVAVMVEEVSHLRSRLADTPNRVRSLEERLLETKGQLAQATAQNEKLSYTLREAREHIASLRDEVDKLTQPPNAYGVVVGKNDDGTVDVLASGRKMKVQLHPDVDHEMLELGAEVALNESFAVIEARRPESIGEVVTLKEVMDDGIRAIVVGRADEERVCELATVLRGHRLRNGDMMRLDPRSNMLLEKLPRPEVEDLLLEEVPDISYEDIGGLDTQIEAIADAVELPFLHQELFAEHRLPAPKGILLYGPPGCGKTLIAKAVANSLAKKVAETMGEGKGRSYFINIKGPELLNKYVGETERQIRLVFQRAREKSEEGWPVIVFFDEMDSMFRTRGSGISSDMESTIVPQLLAEIDGVEGLRNVIVIGATNREDLIDPAILRPGRLDVKIKIERPNAVAARQIFARYLTDEIPIAAAESVPEMIDATVDEMYRDDDANRFLEVTYQNGDKEVLYYKDFSSGAMIENIVRRAKKLAIKRVIGGGDRGVCTADLVASIKQEYKEHEDLPNTTNPDDWAKISGKKGERIVFIRTLVSEETDSGPMGGRTIERTQTGQYL; this is encoded by the coding sequence GTGGCAGATCCGACTCCAGACGACAGCGGCGACACCGGCGAGGCGCCGATCGGCGCGGACGTGGCAGCGCTCGAGGCGCAGGTCGCCGTGATGGTCGAAGAGGTCTCGCACCTCCGGTCACGGCTGGCCGACACACCCAATCGTGTGCGCTCGCTCGAGGAACGACTCCTCGAGACCAAGGGGCAGCTCGCCCAGGCGACCGCCCAGAACGAGAAGCTCAGCTACACGCTTCGCGAAGCGCGTGAGCACATCGCGTCACTCCGCGACGAGGTCGACAAGCTCACCCAGCCACCGAACGCCTACGGCGTCGTCGTCGGCAAGAACGACGACGGCACGGTCGACGTGCTCGCGAGCGGCCGCAAGATGAAGGTGCAGCTGCACCCCGACGTCGACCACGAGATGCTGGAGCTGGGCGCCGAGGTAGCGTTGAACGAGAGCTTCGCGGTGATCGAGGCTCGGCGACCCGAGTCGATCGGCGAGGTCGTCACCCTGAAGGAGGTGATGGACGACGGCATCCGCGCCATCGTCGTCGGCCGCGCCGACGAGGAGCGCGTGTGCGAGCTCGCCACCGTCCTGCGTGGTCACCGGCTCCGCAACGGCGACATGATGCGGCTCGACCCGCGCTCGAACATGCTGCTCGAGAAGCTGCCGCGGCCCGAGGTCGAAGATCTCCTGCTCGAGGAGGTGCCCGACATCTCCTACGAGGACATCGGAGGTCTCGACACCCAGATCGAGGCGATCGCCGACGCGGTCGAGCTGCCGTTCCTGCACCAGGAACTCTTCGCCGAACACCGGCTGCCGGCACCGAAGGGCATCTTGCTGTACGGGCCGCCCGGGTGCGGTAAGACCCTGATCGCGAAGGCCGTCGCGAACAGCCTGGCCAAGAAGGTCGCCGAGACGATGGGCGAAGGCAAAGGGCGCTCGTACTTCATCAACATCAAGGGCCCTGAGCTGCTCAACAAGTACGTCGGCGAGACCGAGCGCCAGATCCGGCTGGTCTTTCAGCGGGCGCGCGAGAAGAGCGAGGAGGGCTGGCCGGTCATCGTCTTCTTCGACGAGATGGACTCGATGTTCCGGACCCGCGGCTCGGGCATCAGTTCCGACATGGAGTCGACCATCGTGCCGCAGTTGCTGGCCGAGATCGACGGGGTCGAGGGCCTCCGCAACGTGATCGTGATCGGTGCGACCAACCGCGAAGATCTGATCGACCCCGCCATCCTGCGGCCCGGTCGACTCGACGTCAAGATCAAGATCGAGCGTCCGAATGCGGTGGCCGCACGGCAGATCTTCGCGAGGTATCTCACCGACGAGATCCCGATCGCCGCCGCGGAGTCGGTGCCCGAGATGATCGATGCGACGGTCGACGAGATGTATCGCGACGACGACGCGAACCGGTTCCTCGAAGTGACCTACCAGAACGGCGACAAGGAGGTCCTGTATTACAAGGACTTCTCGTCGGGGGCCATGATCGAGAACATCGTGCGCCGTGCCAAGAAGCTGGCGATCAAGCGGGTCATCGGCGGCGGCGATCGAGGCGTGTGCACCGCCGACCTGGTCGCGTCGATCAAGCAGGAGTACAAGGAGCACGAGGACCTGCCGAACACGACGAACCCCGACGACTGGGCCAAGATCTCCGGCAAGAAGGGCGAGCGGATCGTGTTCATCCGCACGCTCGTCTCCGAAGAGACCGATTCGGGTCCGATGGGCGGTCGCACGATCGAGCGCACCCAGACCGGCCAGTACCTCTGA
- a CDS encoding LLM class flavin-dependent oxidoreductase yields MIPLSVLDLSVVREGGTSGEALHDTTELARAADRLGFVRFWVAEHHNMATVASTSPSVLIAHLAASTQQIRVGSGGVMLPNHAPLAIAEQFGLLEALHPDRIDLGIGRAPGTDPMTASAFGRPPHQSVEQFPQDLIEVMGMLGDRRREDGMWTRFRATPVLTSSPMIALLGSSGFSAQLAGMLGLPFAYAHHFDTGATDVATQLYRDHFTPSPVLDEPYLIVGVGALAADTDVEAERIGLPGRILRLGIRTNRRHPLVTPEAAAEHPDADAARRMPTDQLIGSAERVAEGLRALRTRTKADEFMLTAATYDVADRVRSLELIDAALR; encoded by the coding sequence GTGATCCCCCTGTCCGTCCTCGATCTCTCCGTCGTCCGCGAAGGTGGTACGTCCGGCGAGGCACTGCACGACACGACCGAACTCGCCCGTGCGGCCGACCGGCTCGGCTTCGTCCGGTTCTGGGTGGCCGAACACCACAACATGGCCACGGTCGCGAGCACGTCACCGAGCGTGCTGATCGCCCACCTCGCCGCCTCCACCCAGCAGATCCGGGTGGGCTCGGGTGGCGTCATGCTGCCCAACCACGCTCCCCTGGCGATCGCCGAACAGTTCGGGCTGCTCGAGGCGCTCCATCCCGACCGCATCGACCTCGGCATCGGACGCGCTCCGGGGACCGACCCGATGACCGCCTCGGCCTTCGGGCGGCCGCCGCACCAGAGCGTCGAGCAGTTCCCGCAAGATCTGATCGAGGTGATGGGCATGCTCGGCGACCGTCGCCGTGAGGACGGGATGTGGACCCGGTTCCGGGCCACACCGGTGCTGACGTCGTCGCCGATGATCGCGCTGCTCGGTTCGTCGGGGTTCAGCGCCCAGCTCGCCGGCATGCTCGGCCTGCCGTTCGCGTACGCCCATCACTTCGACACGGGAGCGACCGACGTCGCCACGCAGCTGTATCGCGACCACTTCACACCGTCGCCCGTCCTCGACGAGCCGTACCTGATCGTGGGCGTCGGGGCCCTGGCCGCCGACACCGACGTCGAGGCCGAGCGGATCGGGTTGCCCGGACGGATCCTCCGCCTGGGGATTCGGACCAACCGCCGGCACCCCCTCGTCACGCCGGAGGCCGCCGCCGAGCATCCCGACGCCGATGCGGCGCGTCGAATGCCGACCGACCAGCTGATCGGGTCGGCCGAGCGGGTCGCCGAGGGTCTCCGTGCACTCCGGACCCGCACCAAGGCCGACGAGTTCATGCTCACCGCAGCGACCTACGACGTCGCCGATCGTGTGCGCAGCCTCGAACTCATCGACGCGGCGCTGCGCTGA
- a CDS encoding ferredoxin, with amino-acid sequence MKVWIDQDLCTGDGLCEEIAPDVFTLLDDGLAYVVEGDKIFAKAKGNPEGAEGLAEFPDSQLDAVIESAEECPGECIFIEP; translated from the coding sequence ATGAAGGTCTGGATCGACCAGGATCTCTGCACCGGCGACGGTCTGTGCGAAGAAATCGCCCCCGACGTGTTCACCCTGCTCGACGACGGCCTCGCCTATGTGGTCGAGGGCGACAAGATCTTCGCCAAGGCGAAGGGCAACCCCGAGGGCGCCGAGGGGCTCGCCGAGTTCCCCGACAGCCAGCTCGATGCCGTCATCGAGTCCGCCGAGGAGTGCCCCGGCGAGTGCATCTTCATCGAGCCCTGA
- a CDS encoding YdiU family protein: MTSERTRPEVEMAWLPLEHTYADELVGFGAPWEPTKAPAPELVQLNTALATELGLDPERLRSDDAVRVLAGAAAPTDAQPIAQVYAGHQFGNFNPQLGDGRAVLLGEIVDPAGHRYDLSLKGSGRTPFSRGGDGKAALGPILREYLMGEAMHALGVPTTRALAATTTGDLVRRDGMLPGSVLARVASSHLRVGTFQFFSSRGDVDRLRRLVDYTIARHDPDLSDAPNPPLALLDAVIGRQAALIAQWMHLGFIHGVMNTDNVTISGETIDYGPCAFMDAHDPRTVFSSIDHAGRYAYGNQPTIGLWNMARLAEALLPLIDADQDRAVGLATEALDRYQGRYDDAWLAGMRRKLGLAGAHDGDHRLATEWLALLEADHVDHTTAFRRLAEAADGTLEHRVGVTALFDGSITDWLDRWSARLTPDAATTMRSANPIYVPRNHLVERALEAAVSDGDLAPFERLLDVVSDPYTPQPDSDEYEQPAPDGFNRGYRTFCGT, encoded by the coding sequence ATGACGAGCGAGCGGACACGGCCCGAGGTCGAGATGGCCTGGTTGCCGTTGGAGCACACGTACGCCGACGAACTCGTCGGATTCGGCGCGCCGTGGGAACCCACCAAGGCTCCTGCGCCGGAACTCGTGCAGCTCAACACCGCGCTGGCGACCGAACTCGGCCTCGACCCCGAACGGCTCCGGTCCGACGATGCCGTCCGGGTGCTCGCCGGCGCAGCGGCACCGACCGACGCGCAGCCGATCGCCCAGGTGTACGCCGGGCACCAGTTCGGCAACTTCAATCCGCAGCTCGGCGACGGCCGCGCCGTGCTGCTGGGCGAGATCGTCGATCCGGCCGGCCACCGCTACGACCTGAGCCTGAAGGGTTCGGGCCGCACGCCGTTTTCGCGGGGCGGCGACGGCAAGGCGGCGCTCGGCCCGATCCTCCGCGAGTATCTGATGGGCGAGGCCATGCATGCACTCGGGGTGCCGACCACACGAGCGCTCGCCGCCACCACCACCGGCGATCTCGTACGACGCGACGGCATGCTGCCGGGTTCGGTCCTCGCACGGGTGGCATCCAGCCATCTCCGGGTCGGCACGTTCCAGTTCTTCTCCTCCCGCGGCGACGTCGATCGCCTGCGTCGGCTCGTCGACTACACGATCGCCCGGCACGACCCCGATCTCTCCGACGCTCCCAACCCGCCGCTGGCGCTGCTCGACGCGGTCATCGGGCGACAGGCGGCACTGATCGCACAGTGGATGCATCTCGGGTTCATCCACGGCGTGATGAACACCGACAACGTCACGATCTCCGGCGAGACGATCGACTACGGACCGTGCGCGTTCATGGATGCGCACGATCCGCGCACGGTGTTCAGCTCGATCGACCACGCCGGCCGATACGCATACGGCAACCAGCCGACGATCGGACTGTGGAACATGGCCCGTCTCGCCGAGGCCCTGCTCCCCCTGATCGACGCCGATCAGGACCGGGCGGTCGGACTCGCGACCGAGGCGCTCGATCGTTACCAGGGCCGATACGACGACGCCTGGCTCGCGGGCATGCGCCGGAAGCTCGGCCTCGCCGGAGCCCACGACGGCGACCATCGCCTGGCCACCGAGTGGCTCGCACTCCTGGAGGCCGACCACGTCGACCACACGACGGCGTTCCGCCGACTGGCCGAGGCCGCCGACGGCACGCTGGAACACCGCGTCGGCGTCACCGCCCTGTTCGACGGCTCGATCACCGACTGGCTCGATCGCTGGAGCGCCCGGCTCACCCCCGACGCCGCCACCACGATGCGCAGCGCCAACCCGATCTACGTGCCGCGGAACCACCTGGTCGAACGCGCGCTCGAAGCGGCGGTGTCCGACGGTGACCTCGCCCCGTTCGAGCGACTGCTCGACGTGGTGTCCGACCCGTACACACCGCAGCCCGACAGCGACGAGTACGAGCAGCCGGCCCCCGACGGTTTCAACCGCGGCTACCGAACGTTCTGCGGCACATGA